In one window of Chanodichthys erythropterus isolate Z2021 chromosome 23, ASM2448905v1, whole genome shotgun sequence DNA:
- the pde7a gene encoding high affinity cAMP-specific 3',5'-cyclic phosphodiesterase 7A isoform X13 has product MLGDVRVRSQVGFEPERRGSHPYLGVDFRTLHSRAESAGSIPARRIRRLFSFQRHLLSSRLLRGAPHLNPLHILDDDYCGQAKCMLEKVGSWNFDIFLFDRLTNGNSLIFLTFHLLNQYGLIELFQLDMVKVRRFLVLVQEDYHNQNPYHNAVHAADVTQAMHCYLREPKLAQSLTSFDILLGLLAAATHDLDHPGVNQPFLIKTNHYLAALYRNTSVLENHHWRSAVGLLRETDLFSHLPAEDSMSIERQLGSLILATDISRQNDYLSRFRTHLDENDLCLGHSTHRHFVLQMALKCADICNPCRPWELSKQWSEKVTEEFFHQGDIEKKHKLEISPLCDSEANTIASVQIGFMTYVVEPLFAEWARFSDTRLSQTMLGHLGLNKASWSAMEPEASGSSEEGESEPARATEEPSSRALSQGSQES; this is encoded by the exons ATGCTAG GAGATGTGAGAGTGAGAAGTCAGGTAGGATTTGAACCTGAACGAAGAGGCTCGCACCCATACCTGGGCGTCGATTTCCGCACTTTGCACT CCCGTGCTGAGTCAGCAGGGTCGATTCCAGCTCGGAGAATCCGGAGGCTTTTTAGTTTCCAGCGACACCTGCTTTCGTCCCGTCTGCTACGAGGAGCGCCACACCTCAATCCCCTCCACATACTGGACGACGACTACTGCGGTCAGGCAAAG TGTATGCTTGAAAAGGTTGGAAGCTGGAATTTTGACATATTCCTATTTGACAGACTTACAAATg gAAACAGTCTCATCTTCTTGACATTTCATTTGCTGAACCAGTATGGCCTCATCGAACTCTTCCAGTTAGACATGGTTAAAGTGCGTCGATTTCTAG TTCTGGTTCAAGAAGACTACCACAATCAAAACCCTTACCATAATGCAGTCCACGCTGCTGATGTCACCCAGGCCATGCACTGTTACCTGAGAGAACCCAAG CTCGCCCAGTCCCTCACATCATTCGACATCCTCTTAGGTTTGCTGGCAGCGGCCACACACGATCTGGACCACCCTGGAGTCAACCAGCCTTTCCTCATCAAAACTAACCATTACCTTGCAGCTTTGTACCGG AATACCTCAGTTCTGGAGAACCATCACTGGAGGTCTGCAGTTGGTCTGCTCAGAGAGACTGATCTCTTTTCACATCTTCCTGCTGAGGACAG TATGAGTATAGAGAGGCAGCTGGGATCACTGATTCTGGCCACCGATATCAGCCGACAGAATGACTACCTGTCCCGGTTCAGGACACATCTGGATGAGAATGACCTGTGTTTAGGACACTCTACTCATCGGCATTTCGTTCTGCAG ATGGCCCTGAAGTGTGCAGATATCTGTAACCCATGTAGACCGTGGGAGCTCAGCAAACAATGGAGTGAGAAGGTCACAGAAGAATTCTTCCACCAAG GTGACATTGAAAAGAAGCATAAACTTGAAATCAGTCCACTGTGTGACAGTGAAGCCAACACCATAGCCAGTGTTCAAATCG GTTTCATGACTTATGTGGTGGAGCCTCTGTTTGCAGAGTGGGCGCGTTTTTCAGACACgcggctctctcagaccatgcTTGGTCATTTGGGCCTGAACAAGGCGAGTTGGAGTGCCATGGAGCCCGAGGCGTCGGGGAGCTCCGAGGAGGGGGAGTCCGAGCCGGCCCGAGCCACCGAAGAGCCCAGTTCCAGAGCCTTATCTCAGGGAAGCCAAGAGTCATGA
- the pde7a gene encoding high affinity cAMP-specific 3',5'-cyclic phosphodiesterase 7A isoform X5 yields MELCYQLPVLPLDRPVPKHVLSRRGAISFSSSSSLFGAPDPRQLSQRRGAISYDSSDQTALYIRMLGDVRVRSQVGFEPERRGSHPYLGVDFRTLHSRAESAGSIPARRIRRLFSFQRHLLSSRLLRGAPHLNPLHILDDDYCGQAKCMLEKVGSWNFDIFLFDRLTNGNSLIFLTFHLLNQYGLIELFQLDMVKVRRFLVLVQEDYHNQNPYHNAVHAADVTQAMHCYLREPKLAQSLTSFDILLGLLAAATHDLDHPGVNQPFLIKTNHYLAALYRNTSVLENHHWRSAVGLLRETDLFSHLPAEDSMSIERQLGSLILATDISRQNDYLSRFRTHLDENDLCLGHSTHRHFVLQMALKCADICNPCRPWELSKQWSEKVTEEFFHQGDIEKKHKLEISPLCDSEANTIASVQIGFMTYVVEPLFAEWARFSDTRLSQTMLGHLGLNKASWSAMEPEASGSSEEGESEPARATEEPSSRALSQGSQES; encoded by the exons ATGGAATTATGTTATCAGTTACCGGTTTTGCCTCTAGACAGGCCGGTTCCCAAACATGTTCTCAGCCGGAGGGGAGCCATTAGTTTCAGCTCCAGTTCCTCTTTATTCGGAGCCCCCGACCCGAGGCAGCTGTCACAG AGACGCGGAGCAATCTCCTATGACAGCTCTGATCAAACTGCTCTGTATATTCGCATGCTAG GAGATGTGAGAGTGAGAAGTCAGGTAGGATTTGAACCTGAACGAAGAGGCTCGCACCCATACCTGGGCGTCGATTTCCGCACTTTGCACT CCCGTGCTGAGTCAGCAGGGTCGATTCCAGCTCGGAGAATCCGGAGGCTTTTTAGTTTCCAGCGACACCTGCTTTCGTCCCGTCTGCTACGAGGAGCGCCACACCTCAATCCCCTCCACATACTGGACGACGACTACTGCGGTCAGGCAAAG TGTATGCTTGAAAAGGTTGGAAGCTGGAATTTTGACATATTCCTATTTGACAGACTTACAAATg gAAACAGTCTCATCTTCTTGACATTTCATTTGCTGAACCAGTATGGCCTCATCGAACTCTTCCAGTTAGACATGGTTAAAGTGCGTCGATTTCTAG TTCTGGTTCAAGAAGACTACCACAATCAAAACCCTTACCATAATGCAGTCCACGCTGCTGATGTCACCCAGGCCATGCACTGTTACCTGAGAGAACCCAAG CTCGCCCAGTCCCTCACATCATTCGACATCCTCTTAGGTTTGCTGGCAGCGGCCACACACGATCTGGACCACCCTGGAGTCAACCAGCCTTTCCTCATCAAAACTAACCATTACCTTGCAGCTTTGTACCGG AATACCTCAGTTCTGGAGAACCATCACTGGAGGTCTGCAGTTGGTCTGCTCAGAGAGACTGATCTCTTTTCACATCTTCCTGCTGAGGACAG TATGAGTATAGAGAGGCAGCTGGGATCACTGATTCTGGCCACCGATATCAGCCGACAGAATGACTACCTGTCCCGGTTCAGGACACATCTGGATGAGAATGACCTGTGTTTAGGACACTCTACTCATCGGCATTTCGTTCTGCAG ATGGCCCTGAAGTGTGCAGATATCTGTAACCCATGTAGACCGTGGGAGCTCAGCAAACAATGGAGTGAGAAGGTCACAGAAGAATTCTTCCACCAAG GTGACATTGAAAAGAAGCATAAACTTGAAATCAGTCCACTGTGTGACAGTGAAGCCAACACCATAGCCAGTGTTCAAATCG GTTTCATGACTTATGTGGTGGAGCCTCTGTTTGCAGAGTGGGCGCGTTTTTCAGACACgcggctctctcagaccatgcTTGGTCATTTGGGCCTGAACAAGGCGAGTTGGAGTGCCATGGAGCCCGAGGCGTCGGGGAGCTCCGAGGAGGGGGAGTCCGAGCCGGCCCGAGCCACCGAAGAGCCCAGTTCCAGAGCCTTATCTCAGGGAAGCCAAGAGTCATGA
- the pde7a gene encoding high affinity cAMP-specific 3',5'-cyclic phosphodiesterase 7A isoform X11: MLAVTNKTIKPSFVFTPGACVIFKQLFSRDVRVRSQVGFEPERRGSHPYLGVDFRTLHSRAESAGSIPARRIRRLFSFQRHLLSSRLLRGAPHLNPLHILDDDYCGQAKCMLEKVGSWNFDIFLFDRLTNGNSLIFLTFHLLNQYGLIELFQLDMVKVRRFLVLVQEDYHNQNPYHNAVHAADVTQAMHCYLREPKLAQSLTSFDILLGLLAAATHDLDHPGVNQPFLIKTNHYLAALYRNTSVLENHHWRSAVGLLRETDLFSHLPAEDSMSIERQLGSLILATDISRQNDYLSRFRTHLDENDLCLGHSTHRHFVLQMALKCADICNPCRPWELSKQWSEKVTEEFFHQGDIEKKHKLEISPLCDSEANTIASVQIGFMTYVVEPLFAEWARFSDTRLSQTMLGHLGLNKASWSAMEPEASGSSEEGESEPARATEEPSSRALSQGSQES, translated from the exons ATGCTAG ctgtgacaaacaaaacaatcaaaCCCTCATTCGTGTTTACACCAG GGGCTTGTGTAATATtcaaacagctgttttcaa GAGATGTGAGAGTGAGAAGTCAGGTAGGATTTGAACCTGAACGAAGAGGCTCGCACCCATACCTGGGCGTCGATTTCCGCACTTTGCACT CCCGTGCTGAGTCAGCAGGGTCGATTCCAGCTCGGAGAATCCGGAGGCTTTTTAGTTTCCAGCGACACCTGCTTTCGTCCCGTCTGCTACGAGGAGCGCCACACCTCAATCCCCTCCACATACTGGACGACGACTACTGCGGTCAGGCAAAG TGTATGCTTGAAAAGGTTGGAAGCTGGAATTTTGACATATTCCTATTTGACAGACTTACAAATg gAAACAGTCTCATCTTCTTGACATTTCATTTGCTGAACCAGTATGGCCTCATCGAACTCTTCCAGTTAGACATGGTTAAAGTGCGTCGATTTCTAG TTCTGGTTCAAGAAGACTACCACAATCAAAACCCTTACCATAATGCAGTCCACGCTGCTGATGTCACCCAGGCCATGCACTGTTACCTGAGAGAACCCAAG CTCGCCCAGTCCCTCACATCATTCGACATCCTCTTAGGTTTGCTGGCAGCGGCCACACACGATCTGGACCACCCTGGAGTCAACCAGCCTTTCCTCATCAAAACTAACCATTACCTTGCAGCTTTGTACCGG AATACCTCAGTTCTGGAGAACCATCACTGGAGGTCTGCAGTTGGTCTGCTCAGAGAGACTGATCTCTTTTCACATCTTCCTGCTGAGGACAG TATGAGTATAGAGAGGCAGCTGGGATCACTGATTCTGGCCACCGATATCAGCCGACAGAATGACTACCTGTCCCGGTTCAGGACACATCTGGATGAGAATGACCTGTGTTTAGGACACTCTACTCATCGGCATTTCGTTCTGCAG ATGGCCCTGAAGTGTGCAGATATCTGTAACCCATGTAGACCGTGGGAGCTCAGCAAACAATGGAGTGAGAAGGTCACAGAAGAATTCTTCCACCAAG GTGACATTGAAAAGAAGCATAAACTTGAAATCAGTCCACTGTGTGACAGTGAAGCCAACACCATAGCCAGTGTTCAAATCG GTTTCATGACTTATGTGGTGGAGCCTCTGTTTGCAGAGTGGGCGCGTTTTTCAGACACgcggctctctcagaccatgcTTGGTCATTTGGGCCTGAACAAGGCGAGTTGGAGTGCCATGGAGCCCGAGGCGTCGGGGAGCTCCGAGGAGGGGGAGTCCGAGCCGGCCCGAGCCACCGAAGAGCCCAGTTCCAGAGCCTTATCTCAGGGAAGCCAAGAGTCATGA
- the pde7a gene encoding high affinity cAMP-specific 3',5'-cyclic phosphodiesterase 7A isoform X7 — translation MELCYQLPVLPLDRPVPKHVLSRRGAISFSSSSSLFGAPDPRQLSQRRGAISYDSSDQTALYIRMLDVRVRSQVGFEPERRGSHPYLGVDFRTLHSRAESAGSIPARRIRRLFSFQRHLLSSRLLRGAPHLNPLHILDDDYCGQAKCMLEKVGSWNFDIFLFDRLTNGNSLIFLTFHLLNQYGLIELFQLDMVKVRRFLVLVQEDYHNQNPYHNAVHAADVTQAMHCYLREPKLAQSLTSFDILLGLLAAATHDLDHPGVNQPFLIKTNHYLAALYRNTSVLENHHWRSAVGLLRETDLFSHLPAEDSMSIERQLGSLILATDISRQNDYLSRFRTHLDENDLCLGHSTHRHFVLQMALKCADICNPCRPWELSKQWSEKVTEEFFHQGDIEKKHKLEISPLCDSEANTIASVQIGFMTYVVEPLFAEWARFSDTRLSQTMLGHLGLNKASWSAMEPEASGSSEEGESEPARATEEPSSRALSQGSQES, via the exons ATGGAATTATGTTATCAGTTACCGGTTTTGCCTCTAGACAGGCCGGTTCCCAAACATGTTCTCAGCCGGAGGGGAGCCATTAGTTTCAGCTCCAGTTCCTCTTTATTCGGAGCCCCCGACCCGAGGCAGCTGTCACAG AGACGCGGAGCAATCTCCTATGACAGCTCTGATCAAACTGCTCTGTATATTCGCATGCTAG ATGTGAGAGTGAGAAGTCAGGTAGGATTTGAACCTGAACGAAGAGGCTCGCACCCATACCTGGGCGTCGATTTCCGCACTTTGCACT CCCGTGCTGAGTCAGCAGGGTCGATTCCAGCTCGGAGAATCCGGAGGCTTTTTAGTTTCCAGCGACACCTGCTTTCGTCCCGTCTGCTACGAGGAGCGCCACACCTCAATCCCCTCCACATACTGGACGACGACTACTGCGGTCAGGCAAAG TGTATGCTTGAAAAGGTTGGAAGCTGGAATTTTGACATATTCCTATTTGACAGACTTACAAATg gAAACAGTCTCATCTTCTTGACATTTCATTTGCTGAACCAGTATGGCCTCATCGAACTCTTCCAGTTAGACATGGTTAAAGTGCGTCGATTTCTAG TTCTGGTTCAAGAAGACTACCACAATCAAAACCCTTACCATAATGCAGTCCACGCTGCTGATGTCACCCAGGCCATGCACTGTTACCTGAGAGAACCCAAG CTCGCCCAGTCCCTCACATCATTCGACATCCTCTTAGGTTTGCTGGCAGCGGCCACACACGATCTGGACCACCCTGGAGTCAACCAGCCTTTCCTCATCAAAACTAACCATTACCTTGCAGCTTTGTACCGG AATACCTCAGTTCTGGAGAACCATCACTGGAGGTCTGCAGTTGGTCTGCTCAGAGAGACTGATCTCTTTTCACATCTTCCTGCTGAGGACAG TATGAGTATAGAGAGGCAGCTGGGATCACTGATTCTGGCCACCGATATCAGCCGACAGAATGACTACCTGTCCCGGTTCAGGACACATCTGGATGAGAATGACCTGTGTTTAGGACACTCTACTCATCGGCATTTCGTTCTGCAG ATGGCCCTGAAGTGTGCAGATATCTGTAACCCATGTAGACCGTGGGAGCTCAGCAAACAATGGAGTGAGAAGGTCACAGAAGAATTCTTCCACCAAG GTGACATTGAAAAGAAGCATAAACTTGAAATCAGTCCACTGTGTGACAGTGAAGCCAACACCATAGCCAGTGTTCAAATCG GTTTCATGACTTATGTGGTGGAGCCTCTGTTTGCAGAGTGGGCGCGTTTTTCAGACACgcggctctctcagaccatgcTTGGTCATTTGGGCCTGAACAAGGCGAGTTGGAGTGCCATGGAGCCCGAGGCGTCGGGGAGCTCCGAGGAGGGGGAGTCCGAGCCGGCCCGAGCCACCGAAGAGCCCAGTTCCAGAGCCTTATCTCAGGGAAGCCAAGAGTCATGA
- the pde7a gene encoding high affinity cAMP-specific 3',5'-cyclic phosphodiesterase 7A isoform X6, with protein MGIALIWSLITVLVRWILSKRRGAISYDSSDQTALYIRMLAVTNKTIKPSFVFTPGACVIFKQLFSRDVRVRSQVGFEPERRGSHPYLGVDFRTLHSRAESAGSIPARRIRRLFSFQRHLLSSRLLRGAPHLNPLHILDDDYCGQAKCMLEKVGSWNFDIFLFDRLTNGNSLIFLTFHLLNQYGLIELFQLDMVKVRRFLVLVQEDYHNQNPYHNAVHAADVTQAMHCYLREPKLAQSLTSFDILLGLLAAATHDLDHPGVNQPFLIKTNHYLAALYRNTSVLENHHWRSAVGLLRETDLFSHLPAEDSMSIERQLGSLILATDISRQNDYLSRFRTHLDENDLCLGHSTHRHFVLQMALKCADICNPCRPWELSKQWSEKVTEEFFHQGDIEKKHKLEISPLCDSEANTIASVQIGFMTYVVEPLFAEWARFSDTRLSQTMLGHLGLNKASWSAMEPEASGSSEEGESEPARATEEPSSRALSQGSQES; from the exons ATGGGAATAGCTCTGATTTGGTCTCTAATCACGGTTCTTGTCAGATGGATTCTTTCTAAG AGACGCGGAGCAATCTCCTATGACAGCTCTGATCAAACTGCTCTGTATATTCGCATGCTAG ctgtgacaaacaaaacaatcaaaCCCTCATTCGTGTTTACACCAG GGGCTTGTGTAATATtcaaacagctgttttcaa GAGATGTGAGAGTGAGAAGTCAGGTAGGATTTGAACCTGAACGAAGAGGCTCGCACCCATACCTGGGCGTCGATTTCCGCACTTTGCACT CCCGTGCTGAGTCAGCAGGGTCGATTCCAGCTCGGAGAATCCGGAGGCTTTTTAGTTTCCAGCGACACCTGCTTTCGTCCCGTCTGCTACGAGGAGCGCCACACCTCAATCCCCTCCACATACTGGACGACGACTACTGCGGTCAGGCAAAG TGTATGCTTGAAAAGGTTGGAAGCTGGAATTTTGACATATTCCTATTTGACAGACTTACAAATg gAAACAGTCTCATCTTCTTGACATTTCATTTGCTGAACCAGTATGGCCTCATCGAACTCTTCCAGTTAGACATGGTTAAAGTGCGTCGATTTCTAG TTCTGGTTCAAGAAGACTACCACAATCAAAACCCTTACCATAATGCAGTCCACGCTGCTGATGTCACCCAGGCCATGCACTGTTACCTGAGAGAACCCAAG CTCGCCCAGTCCCTCACATCATTCGACATCCTCTTAGGTTTGCTGGCAGCGGCCACACACGATCTGGACCACCCTGGAGTCAACCAGCCTTTCCTCATCAAAACTAACCATTACCTTGCAGCTTTGTACCGG AATACCTCAGTTCTGGAGAACCATCACTGGAGGTCTGCAGTTGGTCTGCTCAGAGAGACTGATCTCTTTTCACATCTTCCTGCTGAGGACAG TATGAGTATAGAGAGGCAGCTGGGATCACTGATTCTGGCCACCGATATCAGCCGACAGAATGACTACCTGTCCCGGTTCAGGACACATCTGGATGAGAATGACCTGTGTTTAGGACACTCTACTCATCGGCATTTCGTTCTGCAG ATGGCCCTGAAGTGTGCAGATATCTGTAACCCATGTAGACCGTGGGAGCTCAGCAAACAATGGAGTGAGAAGGTCACAGAAGAATTCTTCCACCAAG GTGACATTGAAAAGAAGCATAAACTTGAAATCAGTCCACTGTGTGACAGTGAAGCCAACACCATAGCCAGTGTTCAAATCG GTTTCATGACTTATGTGGTGGAGCCTCTGTTTGCAGAGTGGGCGCGTTTTTCAGACACgcggctctctcagaccatgcTTGGTCATTTGGGCCTGAACAAGGCGAGTTGGAGTGCCATGGAGCCCGAGGCGTCGGGGAGCTCCGAGGAGGGGGAGTCCGAGCCGGCCCGAGCCACCGAAGAGCCCAGTTCCAGAGCCTTATCTCAGGGAAGCCAAGAGTCATGA
- the pde7a gene encoding high affinity cAMP-specific 3',5'-cyclic phosphodiesterase 7A isoform X14, translated as MLDVRVRSQVGFEPERRGSHPYLGVDFRTLHSRAESAGSIPARRIRRLFSFQRHLLSSRLLRGAPHLNPLHILDDDYCGQAKCMLEKVGSWNFDIFLFDRLTNGNSLIFLTFHLLNQYGLIELFQLDMVKVRRFLVLVQEDYHNQNPYHNAVHAADVTQAMHCYLREPKLAQSLTSFDILLGLLAAATHDLDHPGVNQPFLIKTNHYLAALYRNTSVLENHHWRSAVGLLRETDLFSHLPAEDSMSIERQLGSLILATDISRQNDYLSRFRTHLDENDLCLGHSTHRHFVLQMALKCADICNPCRPWELSKQWSEKVTEEFFHQGDIEKKHKLEISPLCDSEANTIASVQIGFMTYVVEPLFAEWARFSDTRLSQTMLGHLGLNKASWSAMEPEASGSSEEGESEPARATEEPSSRALSQGSQES; from the exons ATGCTAG ATGTGAGAGTGAGAAGTCAGGTAGGATTTGAACCTGAACGAAGAGGCTCGCACCCATACCTGGGCGTCGATTTCCGCACTTTGCACT CCCGTGCTGAGTCAGCAGGGTCGATTCCAGCTCGGAGAATCCGGAGGCTTTTTAGTTTCCAGCGACACCTGCTTTCGTCCCGTCTGCTACGAGGAGCGCCACACCTCAATCCCCTCCACATACTGGACGACGACTACTGCGGTCAGGCAAAG TGTATGCTTGAAAAGGTTGGAAGCTGGAATTTTGACATATTCCTATTTGACAGACTTACAAATg gAAACAGTCTCATCTTCTTGACATTTCATTTGCTGAACCAGTATGGCCTCATCGAACTCTTCCAGTTAGACATGGTTAAAGTGCGTCGATTTCTAG TTCTGGTTCAAGAAGACTACCACAATCAAAACCCTTACCATAATGCAGTCCACGCTGCTGATGTCACCCAGGCCATGCACTGTTACCTGAGAGAACCCAAG CTCGCCCAGTCCCTCACATCATTCGACATCCTCTTAGGTTTGCTGGCAGCGGCCACACACGATCTGGACCACCCTGGAGTCAACCAGCCTTTCCTCATCAAAACTAACCATTACCTTGCAGCTTTGTACCGG AATACCTCAGTTCTGGAGAACCATCACTGGAGGTCTGCAGTTGGTCTGCTCAGAGAGACTGATCTCTTTTCACATCTTCCTGCTGAGGACAG TATGAGTATAGAGAGGCAGCTGGGATCACTGATTCTGGCCACCGATATCAGCCGACAGAATGACTACCTGTCCCGGTTCAGGACACATCTGGATGAGAATGACCTGTGTTTAGGACACTCTACTCATCGGCATTTCGTTCTGCAG ATGGCCCTGAAGTGTGCAGATATCTGTAACCCATGTAGACCGTGGGAGCTCAGCAAACAATGGAGTGAGAAGGTCACAGAAGAATTCTTCCACCAAG GTGACATTGAAAAGAAGCATAAACTTGAAATCAGTCCACTGTGTGACAGTGAAGCCAACACCATAGCCAGTGTTCAAATCG GTTTCATGACTTATGTGGTGGAGCCTCTGTTTGCAGAGTGGGCGCGTTTTTCAGACACgcggctctctcagaccatgcTTGGTCATTTGGGCCTGAACAAGGCGAGTTGGAGTGCCATGGAGCCCGAGGCGTCGGGGAGCTCCGAGGAGGGGGAGTCCGAGCCGGCCCGAGCCACCGAAGAGCCCAGTTCCAGAGCCTTATCTCAGGGAAGCCAAGAGTCATGA
- the pde7a gene encoding high affinity cAMP-specific 3',5'-cyclic phosphodiesterase 7A isoform X2: MELCYQLPVLPLDRPVPKHVLSRRGAISFSSSSSLFGAPDPRQLSQRRGAISYDSSDQTALYIRMLAVTNKTIKPSFVFTPGDVRVRSQVGFEPERRGSHPYLGVDFRTLHSRAESAGSIPARRIRRLFSFQRHLLSSRLLRGAPHLNPLHILDDDYCGQAKCMLEKVGSWNFDIFLFDRLTNGNSLIFLTFHLLNQYGLIELFQLDMVKVRRFLVLVQEDYHNQNPYHNAVHAADVTQAMHCYLREPKLAQSLTSFDILLGLLAAATHDLDHPGVNQPFLIKTNHYLAALYRNTSVLENHHWRSAVGLLRETDLFSHLPAEDSMSIERQLGSLILATDISRQNDYLSRFRTHLDENDLCLGHSTHRHFVLQMALKCADICNPCRPWELSKQWSEKVTEEFFHQGDIEKKHKLEISPLCDSEANTIASVQIGFMTYVVEPLFAEWARFSDTRLSQTMLGHLGLNKASWSAMEPEASGSSEEGESEPARATEEPSSRALSQGSQES; this comes from the exons ATGGAATTATGTTATCAGTTACCGGTTTTGCCTCTAGACAGGCCGGTTCCCAAACATGTTCTCAGCCGGAGGGGAGCCATTAGTTTCAGCTCCAGTTCCTCTTTATTCGGAGCCCCCGACCCGAGGCAGCTGTCACAG AGACGCGGAGCAATCTCCTATGACAGCTCTGATCAAACTGCTCTGTATATTCGCATGCTAG ctgtgacaaacaaaacaatcaaaCCCTCATTCGTGTTTACACCAG GAGATGTGAGAGTGAGAAGTCAGGTAGGATTTGAACCTGAACGAAGAGGCTCGCACCCATACCTGGGCGTCGATTTCCGCACTTTGCACT CCCGTGCTGAGTCAGCAGGGTCGATTCCAGCTCGGAGAATCCGGAGGCTTTTTAGTTTCCAGCGACACCTGCTTTCGTCCCGTCTGCTACGAGGAGCGCCACACCTCAATCCCCTCCACATACTGGACGACGACTACTGCGGTCAGGCAAAG TGTATGCTTGAAAAGGTTGGAAGCTGGAATTTTGACATATTCCTATTTGACAGACTTACAAATg gAAACAGTCTCATCTTCTTGACATTTCATTTGCTGAACCAGTATGGCCTCATCGAACTCTTCCAGTTAGACATGGTTAAAGTGCGTCGATTTCTAG TTCTGGTTCAAGAAGACTACCACAATCAAAACCCTTACCATAATGCAGTCCACGCTGCTGATGTCACCCAGGCCATGCACTGTTACCTGAGAGAACCCAAG CTCGCCCAGTCCCTCACATCATTCGACATCCTCTTAGGTTTGCTGGCAGCGGCCACACACGATCTGGACCACCCTGGAGTCAACCAGCCTTTCCTCATCAAAACTAACCATTACCTTGCAGCTTTGTACCGG AATACCTCAGTTCTGGAGAACCATCACTGGAGGTCTGCAGTTGGTCTGCTCAGAGAGACTGATCTCTTTTCACATCTTCCTGCTGAGGACAG TATGAGTATAGAGAGGCAGCTGGGATCACTGATTCTGGCCACCGATATCAGCCGACAGAATGACTACCTGTCCCGGTTCAGGACACATCTGGATGAGAATGACCTGTGTTTAGGACACTCTACTCATCGGCATTTCGTTCTGCAG ATGGCCCTGAAGTGTGCAGATATCTGTAACCCATGTAGACCGTGGGAGCTCAGCAAACAATGGAGTGAGAAGGTCACAGAAGAATTCTTCCACCAAG GTGACATTGAAAAGAAGCATAAACTTGAAATCAGTCCACTGTGTGACAGTGAAGCCAACACCATAGCCAGTGTTCAAATCG GTTTCATGACTTATGTGGTGGAGCCTCTGTTTGCAGAGTGGGCGCGTTTTTCAGACACgcggctctctcagaccatgcTTGGTCATTTGGGCCTGAACAAGGCGAGTTGGAGTGCCATGGAGCCCGAGGCGTCGGGGAGCTCCGAGGAGGGGGAGTCCGAGCCGGCCCGAGCCACCGAAGAGCCCAGTTCCAGAGCCTTATCTCAGGGAAGCCAAGAGTCATGA